Proteins from a genomic interval of Nostoc sp. TCL240-02:
- the folK gene encoding 2-amino-4-hydroxy-6-hydroxymethyldihydropteridine diphosphokinase, translating into MPAAGYAAIKPRRSAVALGSNIGDSQTILEAAIKSLAQTPGILLEAKSRWYQTKAVGPPQPDYLNGCVTLQVEMLPQQLLEILLGIEQQFGRVRQERWGPRTLDLDLLLFDDFIVDTPNLQIPHPRMRDRAFVLVPLAEIAPDWIEPISRCVIKELLKEVDCSDVHLLMDN; encoded by the coding sequence ATGCCTGCTGCTGGTTACGCAGCAATAAAGCCCAGACGAAGCGCCGTTGCTCTTGGTAGTAATATCGGCGATTCCCAAACAATTTTAGAAGCAGCTATCAAAAGTTTAGCCCAAACCCCAGGTATTCTCTTAGAAGCTAAATCCAGGTGGTACCAAACTAAAGCTGTGGGGCCACCACAGCCAGATTATCTAAATGGCTGTGTGACATTGCAGGTAGAGATGCTACCCCAGCAGTTATTAGAAATTTTGTTAGGAATTGAACAACAATTTGGGCGTGTGCGTCAAGAACGTTGGGGGCCACGAACTCTAGATTTAGATTTGTTATTATTTGATGACTTTATTGTAGATACACCAAATCTCCAGATTCCCCACCCACGAATGCGGGATCGAGCCTTTGTGTTAGTACCACTGGCAGAAATTGCCCCCGATTGGATAGAACCAATATCCAGGTGTGTTATTAAAGAACTGCTGAAAGAGGTAGACTGTTCTGATGTGCATTTATTGATGGACAATTAA
- a CDS encoding TerB family tellurite resistance protein, whose amino-acid sequence MVTPSNVKNLVKILIGAAWIDGRIQPEERQYLREIAQAKGLANDPEIKPWLYELVPVQPKECYDWVREYLGDRPSLEDCENLIEAISGLIYSDGEVAVEEARLLTELQDIAKPNDSTQPIQTKLLKQIQKLYRRWVDVQT is encoded by the coding sequence ATGGTTACCCCTTCCAATGTCAAAAACTTAGTTAAAATCCTGATTGGAGCAGCCTGGATTGATGGCAGAATCCAGCCAGAAGAACGGCAATATCTCCGCGAAATAGCTCAAGCAAAAGGTTTGGCTAACGATCCAGAAATTAAGCCTTGGCTATATGAATTAGTTCCTGTACAGCCAAAAGAATGTTATGACTGGGTGCGGGAGTATTTAGGCGATCGCCCCAGCCTTGAAGATTGTGAAAATCTGATTGAAGCCATCAGTGGCTTAATTTATAGCGATGGCGAAGTCGCCGTCGAAGAAGCTAGACTCTTGACAGAATTGCAAGATATAGCAAAGCCAAATGATTCAACTCAACCGATTCAGACTAAACTTCTCAAACAAATTCAAAAGCTTTACCGTCGTTGGGTTGACGTACAAACCTAA